The sequence below is a genomic window from Acetivibrio clariflavus DSM 19732.
TCAGTGAAGCATATGTCTCAAATTTTACCCCTTTTGTAATATCAAACTTTTCAATTGCGTCAATAAGACCAAATACACCATATCCAACAAGGTCATCATACTCAACATTTGATCCGAAGTATATACTCAGCCTTCCTGCTACATACTTTATAATGTGAGCATATTCAAGTATTAACTTTTCCTTTATAGCAGGATCTCTTGTTTCAATATACTGTTGCCACAATTCCTGTTGTTTACTGGTTGTAGCTGACATTTAAAATCCCCCATTGCCTAATATTTTATTTATTTATGTTACTTTAAATCCTTTATAATTGCCTCTTTTAATTTTCGATGCAGATAGCTGTCATTATAGAGTGAAATTTAAAAGAGGTATTAGGACAACATTGCTCATTTTATTACTTACTTCTATCTTTATTTATCTTAACACTGTTAACATTTAAGGGAGTAAACTCTTCATCATATAGTTTTTCACCTTTTTCTGTATTTATGTTGGCTTCATTTATGTTGGCTTCAGAAGTATTTTCATCCACTCTGTAATCAACAGTATGCTTCACATCTTGATTCTCGTTTTTTGCTATTTGCTCTTCTATCTTCCGTTCTTTCTCCTCCTTTTTTCTAATGTCGTCATAGAGTTTATATATAAATTCTCTTATATATAAACCCAATATAAAGAAAACAACCAAAGCTACCGACATTCTTATGTAAGTAGTTTTCGTTTCCGCACCGCTTTTGCTACTTATCAGACCAATTATTAATGCCATTGAAGCTCCTAAAATAAATGGTAACCTGTGGACGTATTCCATTTGCCAAACCCTCTCTAAGGATGATTTATATTGATCTTTTCAACCAAATTAATGATTAAATTTTTATAATATTCAAAACTTGGACTAATTTATCAGTATCAATAAAACTCAAACTATCCCTGAGAAATATAATTTAATATTCTGTTAAAACTCCGTTTAACAAAATCATATTTCTTTAATTCCATAACCTATGGTTTTTACTTGTAAAATACCTGTAGCCGAATCAAGCATAATTGTTCGTCCATAATTCCCGCCTGTATCTTCAGAAATTAGCGGAATTCTCAGTTGAGCAAGCTTTTCTTTTGCAGCAATTACATTTCTGAGTCCTATCTTCATCAAATCTGATGACTGCGAAAAGTTGAACATCTGAGCACCGCCTGCAAGCTTAGCCACTAATTTATTCCTGTTTGCACCCAATGCTATCATTTTGGCGACTAATGCTTCAATTGCAGTATCGACGAATTTTGCAATATTTGTTACATTCTTAGATTGAGTACTGTCAGGAAGCATACAGTGAGCAAGCCCAATTATACCTGTTGTTTTATCATACAGAGCTATTCCAACACACGAACCCAATCCTAAAGTTACTAATACAGCCGGATGACGAGCTGCTTGCATATCAGCCATACCAACTTTAATCATATTTTCCATTAGCTTATAACTCCCAATGCTCTTAATAGCACTTCATAAGAATCCATATCTGGTACAAGGAAGAAATCTCCCAAAGCTCTTGTTTCGCCTTCAATAAATACTGTTTCAATATATAAAACGCTGTCACCAATTTTTCCAAACTCTATTGCCGGAACACTTATAATTGCACCGGCCATATCTATAGCTATATCCGGTACAGTAGGCAGTATATTAAGTCCTGTCAATGTGGATAAAGATGAAATATAGGAACCTGCAAGAATATTTCCCAATTCTTTCAATGCAGACATCTCTATTTCATCAAACATACAAATAATTTCATCGTTTTCTTCCGGATTATACTCACTTTTTTCATTGCTTTTACCCATAAGCATGTTTACTAGGATGCGAGCTGCATTATTTTCCAAAATAAGCATTATGCTTCCTGTTACGTCGCCGGTCATTTTGAGCAATATGCCTACTACAGGAAGTTCTGCTCCGCCGAACATTTCGGTTACTTCCCTAAACTCCATAACCTTAACTTTCGGTACTTCCATATCAACTTTCTTGTTGATCATCTTTGCAAGAGCGGTTGCAGCATTACCCGCTCCAATATTTCCAATCTCTTTTAATACGTCAATTTCAAAATTGTTCAGACTTCCAAAACTCATACTCATAATTAATATTCTCCTAGCACTTATTTTTAATTGGATATATCTGCTAGCTTCTCAATATTAAGTAGAGTTACTATTCTTCCGTCAATTTTGCCCACTCCGAGAATATAGTCCATAGAAACATCGTTGGTAAAGTTTGATACGTTTTCAATAGCTTCCTCATTTAAGGTTAAAACTTCATCCACTTCATCCACTATTATTCCAAAGGAAACATCATTAATCTTTATTATTATAATTCTCGTCTCTTCGGTCTCTTCACGGGCTTCCATTCCGAATCTGGTTCTTATATCCATTATCGGAACTATTTCTCCTCTCAAGTTTATGACACCTTTTATATAGTCAGGAGTTTTTGGAACTCTAGCGTAAGGTAACATTTTTTCAATGGTTGTTACACTGTGAATTTCTACTCCGTAGTTTTCCTTGTCTAACAGAAAAACAACATATTGTTTTCCATCAACATTAACTACTTCTCCCATTTAATCATCACCTCTTCATATAGCTTCTAAACAGCCAGTGAATTTACATCCAAAATTAATGCAACATTTCCGTCACCCAATATTGTAGCACCGGCAATAAATTTAATTCCCGAAAGAAGTTTTCCTAATGACTTTATAACTATCTCCTGTTGCCCAATCAAAGAATCTACCAAAAATCCCGACAATCTTTCGCCTTTCTTAACTATTACTACCGTTAACTGCTTTTTATTATTTTTATCCGTTGGAATATCCAATATCCTGTTCAAACGAACTATAGGTATCACGGTATCTCTAATCATAATTACTTCCTGTTTCTGAACCAACATTATCTGGTCAGGAGAAATTTTTATTATTTCCTTTGTACTGCTAAGGGGTATTGCATATTTTTCCTCACCGATGACTACAAGCAAAGCCTGTATAATAGCCAATGTGAGAGGAAGCCTTATAATAAATTTACTTCCCTTGCCCCATTCCGTTTCAACCTCTACTACACCGCCAAGCTGTTCGATTTTAGTTTTAACAACATCCAATCCGACCCCTCTTCCCGATAAGTCGGTTATCTTGTCAGATGTACTGAAGGAAGGCTTGAACAAAAAGTCTATAATGTCTTTTTGGGATAATGTATTGGCAATTTCTTTTTTTACAAGCCCTTTTTCTATAGCTTTCTTTTTCACTTTTTCAAGATCTATACCTTGACCGTCATCACAAACTTCGATAACAACATTGTTGCCATCCTGATAAGCTCTTAAGTCAATTTTTCCTGCAGTTGGCTTACCTGCCGCTTTCCTTTTCTCAATAGACTCAATTCCATGATCGGCAGAGTTTCTCAAAAGATGAATAAGCGGATCCCCTATTTCATCAATAACAGTTCTGTCAAGTTCAGTATCCTCACCAGACATATTAAGAATAATTTCTTTGTTTAAATCCCGTGCAGTGTCTCTTATCATCCTTGGGAATCGATTGAATACCATTTCAACAGGAACCATTCTAACCTTCATAACAGCATCATGAAGATTGGTAGTTATGCGTTCAAGATATTCAATAGCCTCATTGTAAGCCTGCGTCCTGTCTCCTATGTCTATACCTTCAAGCCTGGTCTTGATTATGATTAGCTCACTGACAAGATTCATTAATACATCAAGCCTGTCGACATCAACTCTCACTGTCTTGCCTGTTTTGGCTTTATGAGCCTGGTTGTTTTGACTGTTGTCCTCCTGTTTTGCATCGGAAGAATCCTCAACTACCGCATTAACCGTGTCAACGGAATTTGCAGTATTTTCACTACTAATTTTTTCAGTTTCGGCAAGCTGGAAATCATCATAACCCAGAGAAGTAATAACCACTTCATCAATTTCCGCAATACTGTTTATGTCTTTTTCAAAAAATGAAGGGTCTTCTTTGGTTATACATACAACAGTAAATTCAAAATCGAATTTTTCGTCTTCAATATCTTCAACCCTAGGCTCCGATCTTATTATTTCCGAGTGTCTTTCAATGGTTTGGAATATAATAAATGAACGGGCTGATTTTAAAA
It includes:
- a CDS encoding chemotaxis protein CheD, translating into MENMIKVGMADMQAARHPAVLVTLGLGSCVGIALYDKTTGIIGLAHCMLPDSTQSKNVTNIAKFVDTAIEALVAKMIALGANRNKLVAKLAGGAQMFNFSQSSDLMKIGLRNVIAAKEKLAQLRIPLISEDTGGNYGRTIMLDSATGILQVKTIGYGIKEI
- a CDS encoding chemotaxis protein CheC: MSMSFGSLNNFEIDVLKEIGNIGAGNAATALAKMINKKVDMEVPKVKVMEFREVTEMFGGAELPVVGILLKMTGDVTGSIMLILENNAARILVNMLMGKSNEKSEYNPEENDEIICMFDEIEMSALKELGNILAGSYISSLSTLTGLNILPTVPDIAIDMAGAIISVPAIEFGKIGDSVLYIETVFIEGETRALGDFFLVPDMDSYEVLLRALGVIS
- a CDS encoding chemotaxis protein CheW yields the protein MGEVVNVDGKQYVVFLLDKENYGVEIHSVTTIEKMLPYARVPKTPDYIKGVINLRGEIVPIMDIRTRFGMEAREETEETRIIIIKINDVSFGIIVDEVDEVLTLNEEAIENVSNFTNDVSMDYILGVGKIDGRIVTLLNIEKLADISN
- a CDS encoding chemotaxis protein CheA, whose translation is MDMSQYLEIFIDETKEHLQSLNESLLQLEQNPKDTAILNEIFRVAHTLKGMAGTMGFNKMAKLTHDMENVLHALRNNEISVTPKLVDTLFMCLDALENYTENIVNTGSEGNNDYNGIISELNNAVNNKTEQETVKTEVENNQSEPEKTDNKTYKTAQFKLNQYEQNIAYKAKELGMNVLKITVVLNKGCVLKSARSFIIFQTIERHSEIIRSEPRVEDIEDEKFDFEFTVVCITKEDPSFFEKDINSIAEIDEVVITSLGYDDFQLAETEKISSENTANSVDTVNAVVEDSSDAKQEDNSQNNQAHKAKTGKTVRVDVDRLDVLMNLVSELIIIKTRLEGIDIGDRTQAYNEAIEYLERITTNLHDAVMKVRMVPVEMVFNRFPRMIRDTARDLNKEIILNMSGEDTELDRTVIDEIGDPLIHLLRNSADHGIESIEKRKAAGKPTAGKIDLRAYQDGNNVVIEVCDDGQGIDLEKVKKKAIEKGLVKKEIANTLSQKDIIDFLFKPSFSTSDKITDLSGRGVGLDVVKTKIEQLGGVVEVETEWGKGSKFIIRLPLTLAIIQALLVVIGEEKYAIPLSSTKEIIKISPDQIMLVQKQEVIMIRDTVIPIVRLNRILDIPTDKNNKKQLTVVIVKKGERLSGFLVDSLIGQQEIVIKSLGKLLSGIKFIAGATILGDGNVALILDVNSLAV